The Dromaius novaehollandiae isolate bDroNov1 chromosome 5, bDroNov1.hap1, whole genome shotgun sequence genome window below encodes:
- the LOC135328591 gene encoding antigen WC1.1-like, whose amino-acid sequence MGQEVFGMATTSQFLASALGLLLCVQLCRGTGELRLVNGGSRCAGRVEVKHEGQWGTVCSYDFDWDVRGASVVCRQLGCGTMARASPYMPFGAGAGRIWLQPFFCRGTETALHYCPHFGWGQHYCDHNWDVGVTCSDAVELRLVNGGGPCAGRVEVKLRGQWGTVADNSWEMEDAEVVCQQLGCGSAKSAHGSTRFGKGSGPIHLALVDCRGDESAIWECTVQGWGPYTGPHDWDVGVVCQGFVRLVGGDSACLGRVEVRQGRAWATLCEAHVDLNTAHVICKELGCGAALAITGAARFGAGAGPIWDGGFECAGNESLLSACARRLPHGQGCTHTSDAGVICSPYTGFRLVNGSTECTGRVELEARGTWGSLCDAGWDMPDAQVLCHHLGCGFAASVPHGGYFGTGSGPLWRDTFHCSGTESHLGECPATALGTPACSPDHAAAVNCSGGAEPLRLVDGESRCDVRLEVALGGAWGRVLPQQWDASSASVVCQQLRCGTVQKAYAAPVLQPGSSPLGLSGLRCMGTEARLAQCNATLHSTMPPGHTEEAVVVCSGSRRVRLASGPGRCAGRVEVYVQGTWSHVCEDAWDLWDATVVCRQLGCGETLAVPGSAHYGRGSGPVWLGAGRCSGAEATLWDCPAPAPVLALGQRGCKQGAGAAAVCSELTVLRLAGGSGCTGRLEVFYNGTWGSVCANGTSPATAAVVCQQLGCGATGRLASAPATTQGSGPAWLAWVQCELGTDSLWHCPSAPWHLQPCDSPGDTHITCDGDPGGTRVTPTPARATGCPDGTACTGAHRSPAGGAGAMSVPTILCIVLGTLLCLALGALAVQAWRAMARHRGPGRAGDTISEAVYEELDYTLTPEYQEVPSGSGSPSEGSATKLPYYTSDSVEVSSPATAADTPALPRHGPPDGYDDAEAVLHPGEAASPGSSNGDVSEVAVLEAGSRPSLSHPELPGATTDAPASAPQDMGYDDVGVSGPRTSP is encoded by the exons atggggcaggaggtgtttgggatggccaccaccagccagttccttgccagcgcactggggctgctgctgtgcgtgcagctctgcaggg gcaccggggagctgcgactggttaacggaggcagccgctgcgccggtcgggtggaggtgaagcacgagggccagtggggcaccgtgtgcagctATGACTTCGACTGGGATGTCCGCGGGGCctccgtggtctgcaggcagctgggatgtggcaccatggccagggcctccccataCATGCCGTtcggggcaggggctggccggATTTGGCTGCAACCCTTCTTCTGCCGTGGCACCGAGACAGCGCTCCACTACTGCCCCCACTTtggctggggccagcactactgTGACCACAATTGGGATGTTGGGGTGACATGCTCAG ATGCTgtggagctgaggctggtgaatggaggtggtccctgcgcaggcagagtggaggtgaagctgcgggGCCAGTGGGGAACGGTGGCAGACAACAGCTGGGAAATGGAGGACGCCGAggtggtgtgtcagcagctgggctgtggctcggccaAAAGCGCACACGGCTCAACTCGCTTTGGGAAAGGGTCTGGACCAATCCATCTGGCTCTGGTGGACTGTCGTGGGGACGAGTCTGCCATCTGGGAATGCACTGTCCAGGGGTGGGGGCCATACACTGGCCCCCATGACTGGGATGTTGGCGTGGTCTGCCAAG GGTTTGTGCGGCTGGTTGGCGGAGACAGTGCCTGCTTGGGCCGCgtggaggtcaggcagggccgAGCCTGGGCCACCCTCTGTGAAGCCCACGTGGACCTCAACACCGCCCAtgtcatctgcaaggagctgggctgtggagcagctctggccatcactggggcggcacgctttggggcaggagctgggcccatctgggacgggggctttgagtgtgcaggcaacgaatccctcctgtctgcctgtgcccgcaggctgccccatggccagggctgcaccCACACCAGCGACGCCGGTGTCATCTGCTCCC cctacacaggcttcaggctggtgaacggcagcacagagtgcacagggcgggtggagctggaggcacgcggcacctggggctccctctgcgatgccggctgggacatgcccgacgcccaggtgctctgccaccacctcggctGCGGCTTTGCAGCCTCCGTGCCCCACGGAGGGTATTTTGGGACAGGGAGCGGCCCGCTGTGGCGGGACACTTTTCACTGCAGCGGGACcgagtcccacctgggagagtgccctgccacgGCGCTGGGGACCCCCGCCTGCTCACCGGACCACGCTGCTgcagtcaattgctcag GTGGTGCTgaacccctgcggctggtggacgGGGAGAGCCGCTGCGATGTCCGCCTGGAAgtggccctgggtggggcctggggccgagtcctgccacagcagtgggatgccagcagtgccagcgtggtgtgccagcagctccGGTGCGGCACAGTGCAGAAGGCCTATGCTgccccagtgctgcagccaggctcgaGTCCCCTGGGGCTGAGCGGGCTCCGGTGCATGGGCACAGAGGCTCGCCTGGCCCAGTGCAATGCCACCCTGCACAGCACCATGCCACCGGGCCACACCGAGGAAGCAGTGGTTGTGTGTTCgg ggagccggcgggtgcggctggcgagcggccctgggcgctgtgctgggagagtggaggtctACGTGCAGGGGACCTGGAGCCACGTCTGCGAGGACGCCTGGGACCTCTGGGACGCCACCGTCGTCTGccgccagctgggctgcggcGAGACCCTGGCAGTGCCCGGCTCGGCCCACTAtggccggggctcggggccagtGTGGCTGGGCGCCGGCAGGTGCTCCGGGGCTGAGGCAACGCTCTGGgactgcccggccccggccccggtcctggccctggggcagcgtGGTTGCAAGCAGGGTGCTGGCGCAGCAGCCGTTTGCTCAG agctcacagtccTGCGGCTGGCGGGTGGCAGCGGCTGCACTGGGCGCCTGGAGGTCTTCTACAATGGGACATGGGGCAGCGTGTGCGCCAATGGCACCAGCCCCGCCACAGCCGCCgtggtgtgccagcagctgggctgcggagCCACGGGACGGCTGGCATCTGCTCCGgcaaccacacagggctcaggccctgcgtggctggcctgggtgcagtgcgAGCTGGGGaccgactccctctggcactgcccctcggcaccctggcacctgcagccctgcgactcccctggggacacccacatCACATGTGACGGGGACCCTGGCGGCACCAGAGTGACTCCCACGCCAGCCAGGGCAACTGGATGCCCAGacggcacagcttgcacag GTGCCcacaggagccccgcggggggtgctggggccatgTCGGTGCCCACCATCCTCTGCATCGTCCTGGGcactctgctctgcctggccctgggggcccTCGCTGTGCAGGCATGGCGCGCCATGGCTCGGCACAGAG gccctggcagagctggggacacaATCTCTGAGGCCGTCTATGAGGAGCTTGACTACACCCTGACGCCGGAgtaccaggaggtgcccagtggCTCAG GCTCTCCATCAGAAGGCTCAGCTACAAAGCTGCCGTATTACACCAGTGACAGTGTGGAGGTCAGCAGCCCCGCGACAGCAGCAG acacccctgccctgcccaggcatgGCCCCCCGGACGGGTATGATGATGCTGAGGCTGTCCTGCACCCAGGAGAGGCCGCTTCTCCAGGGTCAAGCAACGGAGATGTTTCTGAGGTTGCAGTGCTGGAAG cggggagccggccctCGCTGAGCCACCCGGAGCTGCCAGGAGCCACGACAGATGCACCAGCTTCAGCGCCCCAAGACATGGGCTACGACGATGTTGGTGTCAGTGGCCCCAGGACATCACCGTGA